The genomic interval CGGCCGGGCTGTTCGCCGCCCTGCAAGCGAAGCAATTGCCCCTCAAGGTGCCGGCCGAAGAAATCATTGCCCCCGCCTACAGCCGCCACGTGGCCGAGGGCCTGGTGAAACTCCTGTCGCTGGACGCCACGGGCGTGGTCCACGTCGGGCCGGCCGGCCGCTGCACCTGGAAGGAGTTCGCCCAGGTCCTGGCGGACCGGATCAGCCCGGGCGCACCGATCGAGGAGGTCCCCATGGCGCTCTACTACCCGCTGGCCGAGCGGCCGATGCAGACGGTGCTGGATTCGCAGCGCTACCGCCAGTGGACGGGGCATGCCCTGCCGGGGTGGCACCAGGGTCTCGAAGCCTGGCTCTCGGAGGCGAAGAAAGATTAGCCCGCATTTCTCACAAGAAATGCGGGAAATTCGAATCCCGAATATCGAAATCCGAAACAAATCCGAATGATCCAATGCATGAAAAAGAGGAAAACAAAGCCGCTTTCTCGAACAGGCTGTTGAGGGGCTATACCCGGTACGGGTGAGAGGCGGTACGAACGGCGTCGCAGAGTTCCGCCCTCCAGTGGCAGGAATCATGGAGGGGCAAGCTCCTGCGAGCCCGAAATCTACCCGCATTCACCCGGATTTGGTATGAGATATCCGGGTTAGCGCGTGAGCTTGATGCGTGGCCCGGTATTCGAGGCCGGCGCGGAGGCCGGCGCCGCATGCTCGCGGGCCCGGATGTAGCGGTCGTTCAATTCCCGGTACGACTTCACCAGTTGCAGGTGGGAATCCTCCACCTCCGCCAGCCGCTTGCGCGCCTGCTGGGCCTCGTCCTTTTCGCGCTGGACGACGGACTCCATCAGCCGGAGACGCTGCTGTGTTTCCTCTTCCACGCGGGCGCCCGCGTCGCGGGCCTCCTGGAGTTCATGCGCCTTGGCGGTGAACTGGCTCATCAGGGAATCGTAGCGCGCGGACAGGTCCTGGTACGCCTTCATCCAGGTCATGGCGCGGGCCATGGGATCGGCGCCCCCGGTCTCCTCCAACTCCGCCTCGCGCAGGCGCTTTTCCTCGGTCAACCGCGCGACCTGCCGCTCGGCCTGCTCCAGCTGGATGCGGGCCGCCAACTCGCTTTCGCGCAATTCGGCCAGTTGCCGGGAGAGCTCTTCGTCCTGGGCG from Kiritimatiellia bacterium carries:
- a CDS encoding DUF4339 domain-containing protein: MSWYLKQPDGQVYGPHDEDTLRQWAEDGRIGPGDLITQDQRHWYPAADLTSLEMNWTVRLPDGSLYGPLHVQALAVLIESGEVAGDTEIVNRQTSQTTTAQALLGERAAPAAAPAPPLQATWKDLAQSRDFHDHEARKWKNLYEQERDRAAAQDEELSRQLAELRESELAARIQLEQAERQVARLTEEKRLREAELEETGGADPMARAMTWMKAYQDLSARYDSLMSQFTAKAHELQEARDAGARVEEETQQRLRLMESVVQREKDEAQQARKRLAEVEDSHLQLVKSYRELNDRYIRAREHAAPASAPASNTGPRIKLTR